In a single window of the Motilibacter peucedani genome:
- a CDS encoding M50 family metallopeptidase: MFWVGLVLFALGIFVSVCLHEAGHMVTAKAFGMKVTQYFAGFGPTVWSFRRGETEYGLKAVPAGGFVKIVGMTPLEPVAAQDDDRAFWRSPLWQRTVVLSAGSITHFLLAAIVAWIAAVTTGLPNVHGIESFSAAKAAPVVSVADCVPASATATTCTTKDSPARVAGLHDGDRILAVGSTPVSTYGALVTTLRAVPAGPVVLHVQRGAEQVDVPITPQRVTRTLDDGTTGTVSAIGVFLDASQAPPNLLHYDAAGAFGGTAVFGREVVSATFGALKDFPSRVPKLVDAIGGGTRDADTPVSVLGASRIGGEAVERGLTYIALTAFVQLNVFIGIFNLFPLLPLDGGHIAVAWFERVRSALARRLGRPDPGRVDYAKLMPLTYAVILLFGVVTLLTLTADIVNPIRLS, from the coding sequence GTGTTCTGGGTGGGCCTGGTGCTCTTCGCGCTCGGGATCTTCGTCTCGGTGTGCCTGCACGAGGCCGGTCACATGGTCACCGCCAAGGCGTTCGGCATGAAGGTGACGCAGTACTTCGCCGGCTTCGGCCCGACCGTGTGGTCCTTCCGCCGCGGCGAGACGGAGTACGGCCTCAAGGCCGTGCCCGCCGGCGGGTTCGTCAAGATTGTCGGGATGACGCCGCTCGAGCCGGTGGCCGCGCAGGACGACGACCGCGCGTTCTGGCGCTCACCGCTGTGGCAGCGCACCGTGGTGCTCTCAGCAGGGTCGATCACCCACTTCCTGCTGGCGGCGATCGTCGCGTGGATCGCGGCGGTGACCACGGGGCTGCCCAACGTGCACGGCATCGAGTCGTTCTCCGCTGCGAAGGCCGCGCCCGTGGTCTCGGTGGCCGACTGCGTACCCGCCAGTGCCACGGCCACCACCTGCACCACCAAGGACTCCCCGGCGCGGGTCGCCGGGCTGCACGACGGCGACCGGATCCTCGCGGTCGGGTCCACGCCCGTGTCGACCTACGGCGCGCTGGTCACGACGCTGCGCGCGGTCCCCGCCGGCCCGGTCGTGCTCCACGTGCAGCGCGGCGCGGAGCAGGTCGACGTGCCGATCACGCCCCAGCGCGTCACGCGCACGCTCGACGACGGGACCACCGGCACGGTGTCCGCGATCGGGGTCTTCCTCGACGCGAGCCAGGCGCCGCCGAACCTGCTCCACTACGACGCGGCGGGCGCGTTCGGCGGCACCGCTGTCTTCGGGCGCGAGGTCGTCTCGGCGACCTTCGGCGCGCTCAAGGACTTCCCGAGCCGCGTCCCGAAGCTCGTCGACGCCATCGGGGGCGGCACGCGCGACGCGGACACCCCGGTCAGCGTGCTGGGCGCCAGCCGCATCGGCGGCGAGGCCGTCGAGCGCGGCCTCACCTACATCGCGCTGACCGCGTTCGTCCAGCTCAACGTCTTCATCGGCATCTTCAACCTGTTCCCGCTGCTCCCGCTCGACGGTGGGCACATCGCGGTCGCGTGGTTCGAGCGGGTCCGCAGCGCGCTGGCCCGCCGGCTCGGCCGCCCCGACCCGGGCCGGGTCGACTACGCCAAGCTGATGCCGCTCACCTATGCCGTCATCCTGCTGTTCGGGGTCGTCACGCTGCTCACGCTGACGGCCGACATCGTCAACCCCATCCGCCTGAGCTAG
- the ispG gene encoding flavodoxin-dependent (E)-4-hydroxy-3-methylbut-2-enyl-diphosphate synthase — MPATPPRPLATRRRSRQLTVGSVKVGGDAPVSVQSMTTTLTSDIGATLQQIAELTASGCEIVRVAVPSQDDADALPVIARKSTIPVIADIHFQPKYVFAAIDAGCAAVRVNPGNIKQFDDKVKEIAKAAGDAGTPIRIGVNAGSLDKRLLAKYGKATPEALVESALWECSLFEEHGFRDIKISVKHNDPVVMINAYRLLAQQCDYPLHLGVTEAGPAFQGTIKSSVAFGALLAEGIGDTIRVSLSAPPAEEVKVGIAILESLGLRQRGFEIVSCPSCGRAQVDVYTLAEQVTEALSGMDVPMRVAVMGCVVNGPGEAREADLGVASGNGKGQIFVKGEVIRTVPEADIVPTLITEANRLADELRLAGVPSGEPTVSWA, encoded by the coding sequence ATGCCGGCGACCCCGCCGCGCCCGCTGGCCACGCGCCGCCGCTCGCGCCAGCTCACCGTCGGCAGCGTCAAGGTCGGCGGCGACGCGCCCGTCAGCGTGCAGTCGATGACCACCACGCTGACCTCCGACATCGGCGCGACGCTGCAGCAGATCGCCGAGCTCACGGCCAGCGGCTGCGAGATCGTGCGCGTGGCGGTGCCGAGCCAGGACGACGCCGACGCGCTGCCGGTGATCGCCCGCAAGTCGACGATCCCGGTGATCGCCGACATCCACTTCCAGCCGAAGTACGTCTTCGCCGCCATCGACGCCGGGTGTGCGGCCGTCCGGGTCAACCCGGGCAACATCAAGCAGTTCGACGACAAGGTCAAGGAGATCGCCAAGGCGGCCGGCGACGCCGGCACCCCGATCCGCATCGGCGTCAACGCCGGCTCCCTCGACAAGCGGCTGCTCGCGAAGTACGGCAAGGCGACGCCCGAGGCGCTGGTCGAGTCGGCGCTGTGGGAGTGCTCGCTGTTCGAGGAGCACGGGTTCCGCGACATCAAGATCTCGGTCAAGCACAACGACCCGGTCGTCATGATCAACGCCTACCGCCTGCTGGCCCAGCAGTGCGACTACCCGCTGCACCTGGGCGTCACCGAGGCCGGCCCCGCGTTCCAGGGCACCATCAAGTCCTCCGTCGCCTTCGGCGCGCTGCTGGCCGAGGGCATCGGCGACACCATCCGGGTCTCGCTCTCGGCCCCGCCGGCCGAGGAGGTCAAGGTCGGCATCGCGATCCTCGAGTCGCTCGGCCTGCGCCAGCGCGGCTTCGAGATCGTCTCGTGCCCGAGCTGCGGGCGCGCCCAGGTCGACGTCTACACCCTGGCCGAGCAGGTCACCGAGGCGCTGTCGGGCATGGACGTGCCGATGCGCGTGGCCGTCATGGGCTGCGTCGTCAACGGCCCGGGCGAGGCGCGCGAGGCCGACCTCGGCGTCGCGTCCGGCAACGGCAAGGGCCAGATCTTCGTCAAGGGCGAGGTCATCCGCACCGTGCCCGAGGCCGACATCGTGCCAACCCTCATCACCGAGGCCAACCGTCTCGCCGACGAGCTGCGCCTGGCCGGGGTACCCTCCGGCGAGCCGACGGTCAGCTGGGCCTGA
- a CDS encoding GNAT family N-acetyltransferase — protein MLRTSSLRVLGPRDTAAALELVDRDPVSNVFVGARLHAAGLDSWRLGAEVWGHVVDGRIDALCYAGANLVPVEAGPDAVAVFAERARRLGRRCSSIVGPAEAVAQLWELLEPSWGPARDVRASQPLMAISQAPAVPADPAVRRVRRDELDVLLPACLAMYTEEIGVSPLAGDGGAVYRARVSELIASGRAFARIEDGKVVFKAEVGAVVPGACQVQGVWVDPALRGRGYSVGGMAAVAETALREIAPVVSLYVNDYNAPARAAYERVGFTQVGSFASVLF, from the coding sequence GTGCTGCGTACCTCCTCCCTGCGCGTCCTCGGCCCGCGGGACACCGCAGCGGCCCTCGAGCTGGTCGACCGCGACCCGGTGTCCAACGTCTTCGTCGGCGCGCGCCTGCACGCCGCCGGGCTCGACAGCTGGCGCCTCGGCGCCGAGGTGTGGGGGCACGTCGTCGACGGCCGCATCGACGCCCTCTGCTACGCCGGGGCCAACCTGGTGCCGGTGGAGGCGGGGCCCGACGCGGTGGCGGTCTTCGCCGAGCGCGCGCGGCGGCTCGGCCGGCGCTGCTCCTCGATCGTCGGACCCGCCGAGGCCGTCGCCCAGCTCTGGGAGCTGCTCGAGCCGTCGTGGGGGCCGGCCCGCGACGTGCGCGCCTCGCAGCCGCTGATGGCGATCTCGCAGGCCCCAGCTGTGCCGGCCGACCCGGCGGTGCGCCGCGTGCGCCGCGACGAGCTCGACGTGCTGCTGCCGGCGTGCCTGGCGATGTACACCGAGGAGATCGGCGTCTCGCCGCTGGCCGGCGACGGGGGAGCTGTCTACCGCGCCCGCGTCTCCGAGCTGATCGCCTCGGGCCGGGCCTTCGCCCGCATCGAGGACGGCAAGGTCGTGTTCAAGGCCGAGGTCGGCGCCGTCGTGCCGGGCGCCTGCCAGGTGCAGGGCGTCTGGGTCGACCCCGCGCTGCGCGGGCGCGGCTACTCCGTGGGCGGCATGGCCGCGGTCGCCGAGACCGCGCTGCGCGAGATCGCGCCGGTCGTCTCGCTCTACGTCAACGACTACAACGCGCCGGCCCGGGCCGCCTACGAGCGCGTCGGCTTCACCCAGGTGGGCAGCTTCGCGTCCGTGCTCTTCTGA
- a CDS encoding anti-sigma factor family protein yields MSESQECLAARAALGPLLLGRLTPAEEARARAHVAACPHCATDLAELEPVVALLGRVDPDTLAEDDELLDYRSLSDEQAEAWSPALVPAAPAHLRESVLDALGREDELRRRRRRRALLAAPMAAAAAVVALLLVIGLPGSSAPQERHLASVGGSQATATVHFVTTARTTEIRMDAWGLVDGRRYGLWLERHDGTRVGAGTWTAWGPTCHLELTAKLPLDEAAAVGFTTLDDHKDVARAAL; encoded by the coding sequence ATGAGCGAGTCGCAGGAGTGCCTCGCGGCGCGCGCGGCCCTCGGCCCCCTCCTGCTCGGGCGGCTGACGCCGGCGGAGGAGGCGCGGGCCCGCGCCCACGTCGCCGCCTGCCCGCACTGCGCCACCGACCTGGCAGAGCTGGAGCCGGTCGTCGCGCTGCTGGGCCGGGTCGACCCCGACACCCTCGCCGAGGACGACGAGCTGCTCGACTACCGCAGCCTGTCCGACGAGCAGGCCGAGGCGTGGTCGCCCGCGCTCGTGCCGGCCGCGCCGGCCCACCTGCGCGAGTCGGTGCTCGACGCGCTCGGTCGCGAGGACGAGCTGCGCCGTCGGCGGCGTCGGCGGGCCCTGCTCGCCGCACCGATGGCCGCCGCTGCCGCGGTCGTCGCCCTGCTGCTCGTCATCGGCCTGCCCGGCTCGTCGGCGCCGCAGGAGCGCCACCTCGCCTCGGTCGGCGGCTCGCAGGCGACCGCGACCGTGCACTTCGTGACGACCGCGCGCACCACCGAGATCCGGATGGACGCGTGGGGCCTGGTCGACGGGCGGAGGTACGGGCTGTGGCTCGAGCGCCACGACGGCACCCGGGTGGGTGCCGGCACGTGGACCGCCTGGGGCCCGACCTGCCACCTCGAGCTGACGGCCAAGCTGCCGCTCGACGAGGCCGCTGCGGTCGGGTTCACCACGCTGGACGACCACAAGGACGTCGCCCGAGCCGCGCTGTAG
- a CDS encoding sigma-70 family RNA polymerase sigma factor — MLRRAFDAHGGELYGFAVRRTRDHHAAEEAVQETFVRAWRAAERYDESAGSLRTWLFAILRNVLVDASRAAAVRPPMARGDEPEPHSEGDDEFDRVLDGWMVEDALRRLRPDHRRILVEVHLRGRAYAEVAAELGIPEGTARSRTFYALKALRLALEEMGWGG, encoded by the coding sequence ATGCTGCGCCGCGCGTTCGACGCCCACGGGGGTGAGCTCTACGGCTTCGCCGTGCGCCGCACGCGCGACCACCACGCCGCCGAGGAGGCGGTGCAGGAGACCTTCGTCCGCGCGTGGCGCGCCGCCGAGCGCTACGACGAGAGCGCGGGCTCGCTGCGTACGTGGCTGTTCGCGATCCTGCGCAACGTCCTCGTCGACGCCTCACGGGCCGCCGCGGTGCGCCCGCCGATGGCCAGGGGCGACGAGCCCGAGCCGCACAGCGAGGGCGACGACGAGTTCGACCGCGTCCTCGACGGCTGGATGGTGGAGGACGCGCTGCGCCGGCTGCGGCCGGACCACCGCCGGATCCTGGTCGAGGTGCACCTGCGGGGCCGGGCCTACGCCGAGGTCGCGGCCGAGCTGGGCATACCGGAGGGGACGGCGAGGAGCCGCACGTTCTACGCGTTGAAGGCACTCAGACTGGCGTTGGAGGAGATGGGGTGGGGCGGATGA